Sequence from the Zeugodacus cucurbitae isolate PBARC_wt_2022May chromosome 5, idZeuCucr1.2, whole genome shotgun sequence genome:
TTTCGCTAGCTTATACTcgaatacatttatttgtttttatttcattgaatttcaaCAACTCAAAAAGTAATAATGCCGTTTCACAAGatacttgtttttgtatatatttttttttttgtatacatatacatatgtatgttatacgCGTCAtaatatagttatatatgtatgtatgtatataattaatgcGTCACTTTTAATGCAGGTGAAATTTTTgggaattattttttgtttttgtttttgttatcatgtacttatttaattaaaacaatttatttactttaaagtaatttaatatCATACGCCTTAGTTGAGCTGGTGCCCGAAaatggttgttgctgttttgttgttgttaaaagaAATCCACATTTTGCTTACatattattaaactttttaCTACTTAAGTTAAAATAAGTTTTCAAATGGGGATATTcttagctgctgttgttgctagttGTTTCTGctcgcattttgttgtttttgtttttttatttatataataataattaagttaaaattaaaagcgTTTCAAGTTGTTTGCGGtgtagtattttttgtttttgttttcttttccttGCTTGCTTCTGTTCCGTTGTTTAACCAAACGCATTTGCTCTCATCATCATTTACTAATTTCGCTGTTggctaatttattttattttcaaataaaactattttgcaATTTAGGTATTAGTTTTTggttatttccatattttactTCCAACTCTCCGCCTCTCCATCTCCTACCTACCCAACATCTCAACTCATCCGCTTCTCCGTTTCTTCGCTTTTGAACACACTTTACTTTCCATTTACTTTTGCACCAATTTCATCAACATATCGGTCGACAAGGATTTTGGTCGCTCAATGGGCAGACCCAAGGCACGATCCCAGATCAATGAAGCCAAGACGCCGAGCGCACGCGAAACGCCGAACAATACAGTGTAGTAGTTCATTTCCTGCATGCCGTAGTATTGCAGCAAAACACCGGAGTGAGCATCTACATTGGGCCATGGGTTCTTGACCTTGCCGGTTTCAGTTAGGATTGGTGGCACGATCTTGTAGATCTTCGATACCAATTGGAAGAGATCATCGTTGGGCAGGTGTTTGAGCGCGAACTCACGTTGGCAGGTGTAGCGTGGATCGGTCTTACGGAGCACAGCATGACCATAACCGGGCACAACCTGTCCGGACTTCAAAGTCTTCCAGACGTAGTCCTTCAATTCATCCTCCGATGGATTGGCACCCAATTCCTTTTGCAATTTACGCAACCACACCAACACTTCTTGATTGGCCAAACCGTGCAATGGACCAGCCAAACCGTTCATGCCGGCAGCGAACGATAGATAGGGATCGCTCAAAGCGGAGCCAACCAAGTGCACGGTGTGTGCGGATACATTGCCACCCTCGTGATCACTGTGGATGGTCAAGTAGAGACGCATCAATTCGGTGAATTTGGGATTGTCATAGCCCAACATCTTGACGAAGTTGGCGGACCAATCCTGACTGGAATCGATCGATTTGGAGCCTTTGCCGCCACGATAggtattgcagtagatggttgCGGCAACAACGGGCAGCTTGGCAATCAAGTCCATGCTGTCCTCGTACACATATTCCCAGTACTTGCTCTTGTGTACACCCTTTagagagtaaaaaaataataatttgaattatttaaaattaagtgtaaaataattcGCTTAGACTTACCTCTGAGTAGGCCTTAGCGAATTTGCTGTCGTGATTCAATGCGGTGACGGCGCATGCGAATTGCGACATTGGATGCAAAGTGGTGGGCATGTTATTCAACATGGTGACAACATGTTGTGGCAGTGCAGCGCGTTCGGCCCATTCCTTGGACAATTGCTTGACTTGTCCCTTGGTTGGCACATCACCGGTCAGCAACAACCAGAAGAGACCCTCGGGCAATGGCTCTTCACCGCCATCGGCCTTGGGCAATACCTTTTGGCATTCGGGAATGGAAAGACCACGGAAACGGATACCCTCATCGGCGTCCAACACGGAGGTTTCGCAAACGAGACCCTTAATGCCACGCATACCACCATACATCTGGAAAGGGAAGAGAAAATCGTGTAAATATTGCGTTTGGGGAAAATTATGCCGAGATTTGATTTTTCTGCTCGGTCTTGAGATTATAGAGGTTTAGCGAACTGcagtaataattattaaaattaaaaaactataaacttCGAGAAATATAAGTTATAAACTAAAGAATAGTAGAAATGAAATGGTACCGTTACTTTGTTTGGATTtactttgtcgcagagttgcatttaaatcgattttaatcagcattttaatcgagcagaggtcggttaattgagcaattagcaCCTGTCTGAAAATGCTATAAAGCTTTTAATTCGTATGGAAATTTTAGCTGTAAAATATCTTGGTGTTgtctaagaaatattaaaatttgaaaatttaaaataaaaaaatagaagtatttaaatttaagataTATTTATGCAGttgggaaaaaaataaataaaagtaaataaattgaaaaaatttaatgtactttccatacaaaaatttgcaatttcaaaattttctctgCATTTTGACCTTTTGACCTCCGCAAAATATGCAATCGCTacataaaacatatatatttacatacctatGCATCTACATACTCTGCGCTTGTTTAGACCACACCCACGCGACTTTTTTCtatacaacaacaccaatagcaACAGTATTGCGTGACGAATTGGCGTAACTTTTTCTCAAATGATTGCATacttttgctgatttttttttgtatgaaaacagcaagcattttatttatagtattttaaaattgtctgCTTGTATatgctctatatatatatttaaatactatataGTGTGTATCTAAGTGCTTTGTTATTGAAATGGCCAAATGCCAGCAATTATATAATAGATTACTGTGTAGTTGCAGTGAAATTTCGTAGCTGTTTTCTTTGTTGTGCATGCAACTGCTGTTTTTTCGATTACACAATCGTCAATTGCAAGTCAGAAGAAGATAAAAAAGATTGGAGTGTTTTCACATAGAATTTTAAGGGTCATATAGAGGGaaatatttgtagattttttgtgtatatatgtatgtattttcatttgctGATATCGATTTTGGCAAAGATTTCCATTTCACTTTTCTCTCATTTCACAAATTTCTTGGCTCTTTACACTTTCAtatcttttttttcttaattttccttACGAATTATTgaacgaaaaattaaattaatatataacaaattattaaattttaattaagtacattaaaaaaaaaatatttaattaaaaataaatcttatttttcatttttgcatcgttcaaaaaatatttcaataattaaattatataatatttcacttcttttaacataaaaaagtatacacatttgaaaaaaaaaacatagttaaagcatatttatagaCATATAAATGTTATCGCTTTATCATGAAAAGTTAGTTAGTTgctaatttattactttttatattgaTTGTAAATATAAACGAGTCTAGTTTATGAGCCCAATAGTCCTACTGtatcagaaaaaaaatacttttgatttatttatcgctatcaacaattttaaataagatAATAACGCTAGACTTCTTTCATATGAAAAATACCATAGAAATTTcttacagaaaaaaataattaaataataaaaatatataaattttggtgTCAGTGtggcaaaattaaatattaataactaaTTAAAGTCTGCTAATAAATAgtttagtataatatatatttaaattgaatttattattaagttatttttttttaaattaatttatattttttctaagttcagtagaaaataattattttatttattcaattatttttctcaaTTCGGTAGAAAATTCCATCTGctatattttagatttattgctttataataacttcatttttaaaataataatgattatttttaacttatatccttttcgcacaggagctaattgatctatTAACCGACCTTTTATcgattatagccttttcacacaggagctaattgaccAAATAACCGACAGTTGCTCGATTAAAGTGCTGATTTAGATAAATTtaccataataaaataaaaatctcatttttctacattaatttttaattgaattataatcgagttgaaaatgaactCCAACTTTGTGACAAAgaccatatttgtaattatatataagttctttgtctgcgagttttTGTTCACACTACACGACGGTAGTgtggctgctaaaaatagcaatcaactgatgaaacttaccaacttcttatgaaaaacaaacttaaaaatgtataacagctgctcaattatcgagtagccggcagtgtgaatagcaaaaactggtttctcaatcaaaattttaattgttcaattaatttggctgtgcgaaaaggttaaagttaaaattttcgtAAACAAATTTCTATGCTCAAAATTTTCAGaacttcataaatatttactcgaggaaaatttaaatgcattaattGCTAATACACTCTAATAGCTAATACACTCTAATTTAATACTAATACCCCTGCATTAATTACACTTAATTAGCAACGCAGCGCAGTTTAAGGCTGcttctgattttatttacgcTTTCAAATATATGCTTTTAATTAGCAATTACTACGAAAATGCTTATATAAActgctttataatataaaaatagtttgaacTTCAACTTGTACTTTTCCAGTGAgctaagtttttataaaaacaactatAATTTAATGATGCGAcaatatcattattattttttgttgaaatacacgattttcattaaaaaattaatatagtttttattttaatttaattaatttaaattttaaataatttatttaagttttcattttattttattttaatttttatttttattttaattaatctaaattttcattaataaattaaatttttaatttaaattttctaaattttcattaataaattaaatttttaatttaatatttttaatttaattttatttaaatttaattttgattttaacttaattaatgttaatttaattttttgtaatttaaatttaatattaacatttttcttaGCATTCTAGTATTcctcttttttctattttattttttgtaaaaaaaaattgtttatttgtcCCACTTACCATATCAATGGTGGTTTCACCCATTTTGGTGGCACCATATTGCTTCCTGAAATTCTTTACACGCTCCTGTTCTGCTGGAATTTTAGCAGCGAGCACATCACGCAAGCTCGAATCGGCAGAGATGAAACGCACCAAAAGGCCATTCAATTTctgcaaaaagaaagaaagaatattaaaattaataatttatttatataaaaatataatataaatgtgtatatttcaATAGAAAAATGCTTGCTAACGCTAATTCTAATTCCAATtctaatttgataaaaattgtcATTAGAAAATCGCCGTCATCAGCTCACCAACGCGCGCCTCTAATCAAAagttctgtttttattttcatttcaaggGTCAAGCCCCACCAAGCGTATTGCGTGTGCCAAGCCACATTCACATTTACACAACTGTCGCTTGACAGCCGCGAAGCTCGTCTTGTTCAATATGTGTGTTAGCTGGCGCATTGCATTGCATTATTGGGTGGATTTGTCATTGAATTGTACCCAAGCAGCTTCGATAGCGCGCTTAAacctttcaatttcaaatttcaccACATGTTGCGACTGCCGGGCGGCCAGCCGCCGCCGTTTAAGTGAGCGTAAAGTAAACGTCTGGCGGTTGTAAATCTTTGCAAGTGATAAGCCGCCTCGGAGCTGCTTTgtgataatataaaatatttaaatacagcaTGAACTTGTGCGGCGGCGCTAGATCGGGTGATTGTagtctacaaatatatatgaaatattttcacatttctctATTAGAAATACCATGCATATATATGATAATTCAATGTCAACACagtcctacatacatacaaacatatgcgaTTTGCTGATAGCttgctatttaaaaaaaagaaatgatttAAAATCAGCATGCGTGCTGCTTGCGGCGtgccacatacatatttatgtctaaaattatttataagtatGCTTGTTGGCATGTACAAAGGTCTAAGGTGTCTGCAGTACACTTAGTACTTTAAAAAGTTATATTCATTGATTTTGATTATCGTTTATGCATAGCAGTCTGCTTTAttcaatatatacacatatgactTTATACGGTGCTTATCATCTTAAAGGTTTTTGAAGGTGATCTccaattttataaattgtatttaatttgatttattaactaatatataaaataaataatggttCTAGCAATTCTTGCATTTATCGATTATCGATAACTATCACTCCAacgtaaattaaatgatttgtttacatttgaaataCCACGTAATAAAATCagacaaataattttgaaagtgtGCAGTGAAACTATTAgttgtgaaatataataaaaatctaaCTGATAAACACgctaaagtgaaaaaataactgAATGTATTAAATTGAAAGTTTAATGTGCGTAAAAGTgctgtataatatattattatacgacgacgtttcaaaataatatttgtattgagTTATGTTTCAAATTGAGCGCTTTTATCGCATCGCATTTCCAACATTTCTactcaaattttacattttacttccaacaaacacacacttcATTGGACTTCAAACACTCGCATGCCGCCATAATGCTGATAATGTAATCGgtacaatttcatttaatatgcaaaatatgaataatatataaaaccaGAAAGCGTGCAAAAAACGCCAAGCGGTGCGAAATTTCACGAACAAATATCGACATGTCAAAATGCGAATGTGAAACCATGAGCGCGTCGATTACGTATTCCACGACGAGAGTCATCTGAGGACGCAACTTGTGCTTGCGGAAAGCTTTGGCTACAGCGATCGTAAAACGTGGAGCGTATCTCAGTGAGcgcataataaaatgaaaaaaataataataatttagagaGGAGCAAACAGTCATCCTGCTGAGCGTGGAAAGGGCAATTTGACCGTTGATGATGACAGTGTAGCGCGCCTTAATTGAAATATGCCACGCGTTAAGATGCTTGTTACtgcataaatatgcatacaataTATTAACAAGCTTGTCAGCGCTAAATGGGTTTGTTGTCACCCGAGCCAGTGCCGCAGTGGGTCAATGAATTCGATTAACTGTTGAACTTGCGCGCATACGCGACACTGGCCGTGAATGCAATGGAAATTTACGCGATTTATGTGTTTGCAaacattttgtagttgttgttgtttttttatttttattttttaatatcaagtGCGCGTTTGGAAACCGGTTTTAGTGAAGTATGCGTGTCGCGcgcacacaaaataaaaataataattcattgtATGCAACGCTCATCAGCACGCTATCGATAGCAAGCGATATCTGTCGGAAATTCCGCTATTAATGCAATTGAAGTTTCATCTATACAAAATAAACCAGTTTGCCTTCAAGCTATAAAATAGTAGCAAATAGGAAAATGCGCGCCATTGTTGTCTATATAAACTTCGTACCTGTTTACTTACGAAAAATTAATGCATGCGAAAATACATGAACTTGAACTTCGCTTGCGGGGCCGGCTTGCGGGCGCGCGCGGAATTTGTCTGTAATTAGCGCTAAGCTTATGCCATAGCACACTAACACGCATTTTGTGGTTCGTTTTGTGTGAAAGAGATAGCATGCATGAGCGATAGTTTTTACAACCGTTAGTCTTGACTGTGTACCGTGTAGATAGGCGCCTTGAAATGTTTCTGATAAAGTTGCGACGGGCGTCATTTCAACTAGCGCCGAGTGCAACAGGCGATTaataattagattttttttgcatttcgaatgcattaagtaataaaaaatattgacaaattgcACATGTGATTTGAATTAAAGCTGATATGTGCTTATATAAAGTGTAAAGACGAACTGAATACGTTATTTcgaattgtaaattaaatgcGTTATTTATTGTgagatttatcgataaataacgGTCGATACTATTTTGAATAACCGTTAGATTTTCATTTTAACTGAATAATGATTTTAAATCCGTTCTTTCGAACTGTAAATTTAATTCGCGGTTGATTCGTGagattttcgataatttttgaataaccgTTAGACTTCATTTTAAATGGATAATCATTTTGAAATTCCGTTACATCGAATTGTAGATTTAAAGAGCTATACTTTGTGGAATTAATTCGggaaatttatcgataaataacgctcgatatttttttgtttctacttCAAAACAGTGCATTCGTCATGAAGTTTAAATATTCTCAGACATAATTAATCTAAGCTTAAGCAAAAAACTGATCACTCAACCTAATTGGTATGTCAAATTCTGCTTGAAGTTCTTGTGATCTGCGGACTAGCGAGACTTCACACAATTCACAAAAAGTTCATGAACATTCCACAGTAGATAATACACAACGTGTTCATCTTCATTCACAACTTTTTTTCTTGTCTAGTTCACTTCCaaagaaatatttgatatttttttacttagtaCAAAGTACGGGTCGTATCACTAGTTCAAATCAGTTGATCACACGACACTAAAATGTCGACTAGATTAATTGATATTTCTGAACGCGTGTTGTGGCTGCTGTCAATTGATAGCAAGCTGCTAGCCCACACACTAGCAgttgctaaaaataatataaattgtgcacagaaaaaaatttaaaattttgattggcATAAAACGGTACGCTGATCGCCACTGCATGTGAATGAGTGCTgcccgaatatatgtatgtatgtacataaatttgcataaaatttaagaaattccaACTCAGCCACCTAACAAGCGCTCACTTGTATCACATTGTAAAAAATCGCAAATTTCTTGCATTTCCGCAAATGTTTTGCCAGCGCATAAATCAACAGCAATAAACACCAAATCAAGTCAAGTGGTAAGCGCATTTGTAGAGTGAAAGGCATGAATGGCAGAAAAAGCACTCGCTTACACTGCAgcagttaaatataaatatattttttttaatatttttaaatgaacttTGCGCTTGTGATCTGCTGTCTAGCAGTAGTTGTCACATAAAAAGCATTAATGCGGATAATATTATATGATTTGATGTCAAGAAAGTGTAAAAAGAactgaaaaacgacaaatatgGCATTCCGCTTCAGCGCGCTAGTGTAAGGTGAGCGCATTTGTCGGCGCTCAGGTAACaaagtttaattaaaagttattttttgtgttttgctaAATAAGTGCTGCGCAAACAAAATCGATTTGCGTTTCGTTGATTATGAATATGTGAATACTCGTTGGATAAGGCTTACAGCATATTTTCACAAAGTTAAGAGTTACATAATTCAAGTTTGCATAATTGatggaaatcataaaaatttgattgaaaatataaaaaaaaatttataaaattataaaaaaaattataaaataaaaaaaataataataaaataaagaaatgaataaattaaaaaaaaaatataaaattaaaaaaacaataaattgatgaatttaaaaaattattacttaaaaaatagatataattaaaaaaagaagtaacaaaattggaaaaaattaataaaattaaaataaaaaataataaataaaaaataaataaaaacaattaataaataataaaaaaaattaataaataataaaaaaaattaataagtaataaaaaaaattaataacattaaaaaataattaaattaaaaaaaaaagaaataaaaaaaaatgaaaataaaacatttgataaattttaaaaattataataaaattgaaaaagaagtaataaaattaaaaaataataataaaattaataaaagaataaaattaaagaatacatagtaaaaaaaattaataaaattaaaaaaaaaataatataattaataaaattaaaaataaaaattaataaaataataaaataaaaaataatataattaataaaattaaaaataaaaattaataaaataataaaataaaaaatattgcaaaactaTAAAAGAagatataatatgtaaaaaagataataaaattaaaaaaatgaattattttacaaacaattttaaattttttaagttttacacGAAAATTTAGTAACGGTTGTAAAATTTTAACTGcacattattaataaattcgaTTCAGTGGCAattaaaattacgaaaataaattaaaaaatacgagGAAAAACTAAAATCAAAACTTAGCGTAGGTGTTGTACTTATTGtcagttatttataaaaaaaatctaataattcaGGTATATAGCTAGCTACACAGTAACTGATACTCATTgtggttttgcttttgttttttattagcaCCGTTGAAGCGTGTAATTGACAAAACCAAAAACTAGTTTTGTGACAAAAGTGTTACatatcaattatttataaacaacaaaaatagaaataacgCAATCATAGATTTCtaattagaagaaatatatgtatttaaaattcgaaaaaatagatttctacaaaaacaaagaagatttctacaaaaaaatgaaaagaatttctaatgaaaaaaaattataatcagcTTATTCGAATTAAAACTGTACACATACcgttaacaaataaaaatagagtaaaagttcaaataaaaatcttaCGAGAGTTCACATTCAAAACAGCTGTTTACGAACTGGTTATCACAGCCTTAAGCGCAAATTGACAAAATACGCtgctggcaaaaaaaaaaaactattcatAATTGCTGCCAAGCAATCAA
This genomic interval carries:
- the LOC105218557 gene encoding probable citrate synthase, mitochondrial — encoded protein: MSIYRISTRKLPEAQKLNGLLVRFISADSSLRDVLAAKIPAEQERVKNFRKQYGATKMGETTIDMMYGGMRGIKGLVCETSVLDADEGIRFRGLSIPECQKVLPKADGGEEPLPEGLFWLLLTGDVPTKGQVKQLSKEWAERAALPQHVVTMLNNMPTTLHPMSQFACAVTALNHDSKFAKAYSEGVHKSKYWEYVYEDSMDLIAKLPVVAATIYCNTYRGGKGSKSIDSSQDWSANFVKMLGYDNPKFTELMRLYLTIHSDHEGGNVSAHTVHLVGSALSDPYLSFAAGMNGLAGPLHGLANQEVLVWLRKLQKELGANPSEDELKDYVWKTLKSGQVVPGYGHAVLRKTDPRYTCQREFALKHLPNDDLFQLVSKIYKIVPPILTETGKVKNPWPNVDAHSGVLLQYYGMQEMNYYTVLFGVSRALGVLASLIWDRALGLPIERPKSLSTDMLMKLVQK